A genomic segment from Aspergillus puulaauensis MK2 DNA, chromosome 1, nearly complete sequence encodes:
- a CDS encoding cupin domain-containing protein (COG:S;~EggNog:ENOG410PPVM;~InterPro:IPR014710,IPR006045,IPR011051;~PFAM:PF00190), whose translation MSASRIAASDIKVVKAGDTYQVEGRPREEFAILNIFHPPNIPGKQIVVAKIWMDPNAASPPHTHSGAAIVGVVTDGTVLNQMNSDDPITSSQGEIFYEGPGCHHVRSENNTGEKAAFVAVLIIDDEVVKDGYHNIFVLDADKEGANL comes from the exons ATGTCTGCCTCCAGGATTGCAGCCTCCGACATCAAGGTCGTCAAGGCCGGCGACACCTACCAGGTCGAGGG CCGTCCACGCGAGGAATTCGCAATCCTCAACATCTTCCATCCCCCCAACATTCCGGGCAAGCAAATCGTCGTGGCCAAGATCTGGATGGACCCCAACGCTGCCTCGCCGCCTCACACGCACAGCGGAGCCGCCATCGTTGGTGTTGTGACTGACGGGACTGTCCTCAACCAGATGAACAGCGATGACCCGATCACCTCCTCGCAGGGAGAGATCTTCTACGAGGGGCCTGGATGTCATCACGTTCGCAGCGAGAACAACACCGGGGAGAAGGCTGCGTTTGTTGCTGTGTTGATTATTGACGACGAGGTTGTGAAGGACGGATATCACAATATCTTTGTTTTGGATGCTGACAAGGAGGGCGCCAACCTGTAG
- a CDS encoding oxidase ustYa family protein (COG:S;~EggNog:ENOG410PMN4;~InterPro:IPR021765;~PFAM:PF11807;~go_process: GO:0043386 - mycotoxin biosynthetic process [Evidence IEA]): MNYLPPVSVAEHKMPILNHDLDTEDSDRLLKDSESVYSWTYTDGKYHGNHGFWRTVGLTIVTSALSCLTGLFIGYQHHHSDEICSRRTSHYSTVMSNIPIRYHRQRFNGSLLKDNIFRQAASPEVDAAWESLGVNFRPISVPVEDAARSGIAPDQVQINEAYGGGYPANVEGLHHLHCLNLLRQSLYYNYDYYRSLGTGAFKNEDFIVRYHVSHCLDIIRQQLMCTVDIGVLGQVWVHPDKPSAFVDFNTEHQCRNFEQIRDWAEKHQLPEHIPKDFLRPPREGDRIYNEIP; the protein is encoded by the exons ATGAATTATCTACCACCTGTGTCTGTGGCCGAGCACAAAATGCCTATCCTGAACCACGATCTAGATACTGAAGACAGCGATCGGCTTCTGAAAGACAGCGAAAGTGTATATTCATGGACATATACTGACGGCAAATACCACGGCAATCACGGATTCTGGCGGACTGTCGGACTTACCATTGTAACAAGCGCCCTGTCTTGCTTGACTGGCTTGTTCATTGGGTACCAACACCATCATAGCGATGAGATCTGCTCACGGCGTACTTCGCATTACT CTACCGTTATGTCCAATATCCCAATCAGATACCACCGGCAACGCTTCAACGGGTCCCTGTTGAAAGATAATATCTTTCGCCAGGCCGCCAGCCCCGAAGTAGACGCCGCATGGGAATCCCTCGGTGTGAATT TCCGACCTATCAGTGTCCCAGTCGAGGACGCAGCCCGCTCTGGTATCGCGCCAGACCAGGTCCAGATAAACGAAGCCTACGGTGGTGGATATCCAGCGAACGTCGAAGGACTGCATCATTTACACTGCTTG AACCTCCTCCGTCAATCTCTCTATTACAACTACGACTACTATCGCTCCCTAGGGACCGGTGCATTTAAGAACGAAGACTTCATTGTACGCTATCATGTCT CACACTGCCTCGATATCATCCGCCAGCAGCTGATGTGCACCGTCGACATCGGTGTTCTCGGCCAGGTCTGGGTTCACCCTGATAAACCCTCGGCCTTTGTAGACTTTAATACGGAACACCAGTGTCGCAATTTCGAGCAAATCAGGGACTGGGCAGAGAAGCATCAGCTGCCTGAACATATACCGAAGGATTTCCTCAGGCCACCGCGGGAGGGAGATCGGATATACAACGAGATTCCGTGA
- a CDS encoding NADP-dependent oxidoreductase (COG:C;~EggNog:ENOG410PMUN;~InterPro:IPR036291,IPR011032,IPR020843,IPR002364;~PFAM:PF00107,PF13602;~go_function: GO:0008270 - zinc ion binding [Evidence IEA];~go_function: GO:0016491 - oxidoreductase activity [Evidence IEA]), with the protein MADTTANIPKTMLAIQQPDAHSPHLTLTTLPTPSPSPSPNSTEHLIRVHAAAPCAGELLWPQYFPPSSGSRVFIPCPDVAGTVVTAPADSPFRPGDAVYTRANYRRNGAGSQYTILATEELAHRPRNELSWAGVAAIPLSSMTAWQALFEQAGVGGLESGGWKGKRVLVTAASGGVGIWAVQLAKLAGARVVGTCGPGNLEFVKGLGADEVVDYRTVDLKSWVAGSGKVDVVIDCIGRRALADSWWALKDGGTIISIFQPPKDVRPEGCDVKGVKEVFFIMEPVREHLEAITRLVEEGKCRGFVDSVWPLELFQEAFKRVESGHARGKVVIDFGLNREPFQ; encoded by the coding sequence atggCAGACACCACGGCAAACATCCCCAAAACCATGCTCGCAATCCAACAACCAGACGCCCACTCCCCGCACCTAACCCTAACAACCCTGCccaccccatccccatccccatccccaaactCAACCGAACACCTCATCCGCGTGCACGCAGCCGCCCCCTGCGCCGGCGAACTCCTCTGGCCCCAATACTTCCCCCCCTCAAGCGGCAGCCGCGTATTCATCCCATGCCCCGACGTCGCAGGCACAGTGGTAACCGCACCAGCGGACTCGCCATTCCGGCCAGGCGACGCGGTGTACACGCGCGCGAATTACAGACGCAATGGCGCCGGTAGTCAGTACACCATCCTGGCGACTGAGGAACTGGCGCACCGGCCGCGGAATGAGCTGTCTtgggctggggttgcggcGATTCCGCTGTCTTCTATGACGGCGTGGCAGGCTTTGTTTGAGCAGGCGGGggttggggggttggagagtggagggtggaaggggaagagggtgTTGGTTACGGCGGCGTCTGGGGGGGTAGGGATTTGGGCGGTGCAGTTGGCCAAGTTGGCGGGGGCGAGGGTTGTGGGGACGTGCGGGCCTGGGAATTTGGAGTTTGTGAAGGGGCTTGGGGCGGATGAGGTGGTCGATTATCGGACGGTGGATTTGAAGAGTTGGgttgctggttctgggaaGGTTGATGTTGTGATTGACTGTATTGGACGCAGGGCGTTGGCGGATTCTTGGTGGGCGCTTAAGGACGGGGGCACTATCATCAGTATTTTCCAGCCGCCGAAGGATGTGCGGCCAGAGGGGTGTGATGTCAAAGGTGTTAAGGAGGTGTTCTTTATCATGGAGCCTGTTAGGGAGCATCTTGAAGCTATTACCAGGCTGGTTGAGGAGGGCAAGTGTCGGGGGTTTGTGGACAGTGTGTGGCCGCTGGAGCTCTTCCAGGAGGCGTTTAAGCGTGTGGAAAGTGGGCATGCCAGGGGGAAGGTTGTTATTGATTTCGGACTGAATCGCGAGCCATTTCAGTAA
- a CDS encoding alkaline phosphatase D family protein (COG:G;~EggNog:ENOG410PJBQ;~InterPro:IPR018946,IPR008963,IPR032093,IPR038607;~PFAM:PF09423,PF16655;~SECRETED:SignalP(1-19);~go_function: GO:0003993 - acid phosphatase activity [Evidence IEA];~go_function: GO:0046872 - metal ion binding [Evidence IEA]), protein MVYPSTLLSLLALSSSAIADYGGNLNYRSPSLNQEHTNMGINVNAIQRRSLSKRAEVPYEPSQLNFTHSVASGDPYADSVILWTRIAPSMEASDSNTTVSGDVPLYDHENERYAKASAHPICVQYRVFSDKSARDVVDQGRALTSSDIDYTVKVEATGLKPFTTYWYRFNVCNSDNVSPLGRTKTAPSAKDEAEEVKLAVHSCSNYPNGYFNAYGNVARKDNVDYVVHLGDYIYEYESGVPGVDERAVVPQREIFSLYDYRTRLGQYRTDADLVASHQKFPWITVWDDHEIANNGYRDGFSGLRNTEDSFLNYGPQISVDQRKLNAVRAYFEWMPIRQVDMDDGLRIWRNFQMGNLFDLIMIDTRNYDRSITDISDNADYIERIHDDAGRSIMGPRQENWFYRQLSESKDRGAKWRVIGNQLVFAHIEQQDEDGSITFSTDAWTAYRANQNRTLKHMYENEITNNINIAGDTHVNWVSDMIWEGTKPYNNITGEGAVGVEFAGTAVSSTGLSTVSREHGEQKANSYNINPELKWVEGYYRGYFELHLRQEQAEARYFGCPTVATRNSWELPLANWTVKHSESHLQRPLAGGVVEAGFVQEGKLKHSDVSLNTETGEWKAVRFDQMFLKT, encoded by the exons ATGGTCTACCCCAGCACGCTCCTCTCGCTCCTGGCGCTGTCCTCCAGCGCCATCGCCGACTATGGCGGCAACCTGAACTACCGTAGCCCTTCTTTAAACCAAGAACACACAAACATGGGAATCAACGTGAACGCCATCCAGCGCCGCAGTCTATCAAAGCGCGCTGAAGTCCCCTACGAACCCTCCCAGCTGAATTTCACCCACAGCGTCGCCTCAGGCGACCCCTACGCCGACAGCGTCATCCTCTGGACCCGTATCGCCCCGTCCATGGAAGCCTCAGACAGCAACACCACTGTCTCGGGAGATGTGCCTCTCTACGACCACGAGAATGAGCGCTACGCCAAGGCATCGGCGCACCCAATCTGCGTTCAGTACCGCGTGTTCTCGGACAAGAGCGCCCGTGATGTTGTCGACCAGGGCCGCGCCTTGACTAGCAGTGATATCGATTACACTGTAAAGGTCGAGGCTACGGGTCTCAAGCCGTTCACGACTTACTGGTACCGCTTTAATGTGTGTAACTCGGATAATGTCTCTCCTCTTGGACGGACAAAGACTGCTCCCAGCGCGAAGgacgaggctgaggaggTGAAACTTGCGGTTCACTCGTGCAGTAACTACC CCAACGGTTACTTCAATGCGTACGGCAACGTCGCCCGCAAGGACAATGTTGACTACGTCGTCCACCTGGGCGACTACATCTACGAGTACGAAAGCGGCGTCCCGGGCGTCGACGAGCGTGCTGTCGTTCCCCAGAGGGAGATCTTCTCCTTGTACGATTACAGGACTCGCCTTGGGCAATATCGGACAGATGCCGATCTTGTTGCGTCGCATCAGAAGTTTCCCTGGATTACCGTGTGGGATGACCATG AAATTGCAAACAACGGCTATCGCGATGGCTTCAGCGGCCTGCGCAATACTGAGGATTCTTTCCTCAACTATGGGCCTCAGATTAGTGTTGACCAGCGCAAGCTGAACGCCGTCCGTGCTTATTTCGAGTGGATGCCTATCCG GCAAGTCGACATGGACGACGGCCTGCGCATCTGGCGAAACTTCCAGATGGGCAACCTCTTCGACCTGATCATGATTGACACTCGGAACTATGATCGCTCGATCACGGATATCA GTGACAACGCTGACTACATTGAGCGTATCCACGACGACGCCGGCCGCAGTATCATGGGTCCACGCCAGGAGAACTGGTTCTACCGCCAGCTCTCCGAGAGTAAAGACCGGGGCGCGAAATGGCGCGTTATCGGAAACCAGCTGGTCTTTGCGCACATCGAGCAGCAAGATGAGGACGGGTCAATCACGTTCAGCACCGATGCCTGGACGGCGTACCGGGCCAACCAGAACAGAACGTTGAAGCATATGTACGAGAATGAAATTACGAATAATATCAACATTGCAGGAGACACACACGTTAACTGG GTATCCGACATGATCTGGGAGGGCACAAAGCCctacaacaacatcaccggCGAGGGGGCAGTTGGCGTTGAGTTCGCCGGCACTGCCGTCTCAAGCACCGGCCTGAGCACCGTCTCCCGCGAGCACGGTGAACAAAAGGCCAACTCGTACAACATCAATCCCGAACTCAAGTGGGTGGAGGGTTACTACCGCGGGTACTTTGAGCTGCACTTGCGTCAGGAACAGGCTGAAGCTCGCTACTTCGGTTGTCCCACCGTCGCGACAAGGAATAGCTGGGAGTTACCACTGGCGAACTGGACGGTCAAGCACAGTGAGAGCCATCTGCAGCGGCCGTTGGCTGGGGGTGTTGTAGAGGCCGGATTTGTCCAGGAGGGGAAGTTGAAGCACAGTGATGTGTCTCTTAATACAGAGACTGGTGAATGGAAGGCAGTCAGGTTTGATCAGATGTTTCTCAAGACCTAG
- a CDS encoding uncharacterized protein (SECRETED:SignalP(1-20)): MQLIPAGLLALSVHLALALGQPVRSPAESSPERCMRATDKESGFCMPQAAAPMMKMAHERRWIFMDAHQQDNDAAAAAPIDIEEAHNSIQPILPPSPSPTASGIVTHTPVPVITSTFTTSPSATPTPTPPADYGEYSDYGDYGEYASYGDYDADVVSRSMN, translated from the coding sequence ATGCAGCTCATCCCTGCCGgactcctcgccctctccgtACACCTGGCACTAGCCCTAGGCCAGCCGGTGCGAAGCCCAGCCGAATCCAGCCCAGAACGATGCATGAGGGCAACAGACAAAGAGTCAGGATTCTGCATGCCCCAAGCCGCCGCTCCAATGATGAAAATGGCGCATGAGCGCAGATGGATTTTTATGGACGCGCACCAGCAGGACAAtgatgctgccgctgccgctcCCATTGACATTGAGGAAGCGCACAATTCGATTCAACCAATCCTGCCCCCGTCCCCTTCGCCGACTGCAAGTGGGATTGTGACACACACGCCGGTTCCAGTTATCACCAGTACTTTCACGACCTCTCCGTCTGCCACGCCCACGCCCACCCCACCGGCCGATTATGGTGAGTACTCGGACTACGGAGATTATGGCGAGTACGCGAGCTACGGTGACTACGATGCAGACGTTGTCAGTCGGTCAATGAACTAG
- the fmaE gene encoding monooxygenase fmaE (COG:S;~EggNog:ENOG410PRBN;~InterPro:IPR025444,IPR011008;~PFAM:PF13826;~TransMembrane:1 (o40-70i)) has translation MIMAPLKPLFAPTTTPPESALDTKAPRQRLLLNNFHPSSWFLLAASLQGLLTWLFPTAFTFIPAALILAYRGVNVLLMTYGLKANPAMDGVITQKFSAQIPDENGDFGERPSRDSVVVLLLGAKSNHPLGILTPGFQKTGQYFDSMGRDLEKNREEYGYLTSTSYIANNDASHSAASGTLTVYYFRSMAGLHRFAHAPAHRAGWDWWNHTVKEHPYLSIMHEVYEAPAGAWESIYVNYKPIGLATAVFPVKSAGGEDGDKESGEKQWMGSIVDASRGNMKLAKNRLGWDAK, from the exons ATGATTATGGCACCTCTCAAGCCCCTATTCGCACCAACCACCACTCCACCAGAGTCAGCCTTGGATACAAAGGCCCCCCGTCAGCGA ctcctcctcaacaatttccatccatccagctgGTTCCTCCTCGCAGCGTCCCTGCAAGGACTGCTGACATGGCTATTCCCAACAGCCTTCACATTCATCCCGGCGGCGCTCATCCTCGCATACCGCGGCGTCAATGTGCTCTTGATGACATACGGCCTGAAGGCAAACCCGGCTATGGACGGCGTCATTACGCAGAAATTCTCCGCCCAGATTCCAGATGAAAATGGTGATTTTGGCGAGAGGCCGTCGCGCGATAGTGTCGTCGTCCTGTTGCTAGGCGCGAAGTCGAATCA CCCCCTGGGAATCCTCACGCCCGGATTCCAGAAAACGGGACAGTACTTCGACTCAATGGGCAGGGATCTAGAAAAGAACAGGGAAGAATATGGCT ACCTAACTAGCACCTCCTACATCGCCAACAACGACGCATCACACAGCGCCGCCAGCGGGACACTGACAGTCTACTACTTCCGCTCCATGGCCGGTCTGCACAGATTCGCACACGCGCCTGCACACCGCGCCGGCTGGGACTGGTGGAATCACACCGTCAAGGAGCATCCGTATCTCAGTATCATGCATGAAGTGTATGAGGCGCCTGCTGGGGCATGGGAGAGTATTTATGTTAATTATAAGCCGATTGGCCTGG CGACGGCGGTGTTCCCGGTCAAGTCTGCTGGgggtgaagatggagacaagGAGAGTGGCGAGAAGCAGTGGATGGGGAGTATTGTTGATGCCTCGAGGGGGAATATGAAGTTGGCGAAGAATAGGCTGGGTTGGGATGCGAAGTGA
- a CDS encoding uncharacterized protein (COG:G;~EggNog:ENOG410PFT2;~InterPro:IPR020846,IPR011701,IPR036259;~PFAM:PF07690;~TransMembrane:12 (i35-53o73-95i102-120o132-150i162-183o195-217i266-286o306-323i330-349o361-381i393-414o426-448i);~go_function: GO:0022857 - transmembrane transporter activity [Evidence IEA];~go_process: GO:0055085 - transmembrane transport [Evidence IEA]), whose amino-acid sequence MGKQEDNNVETVETGEVSETQINERRLLTRIDLRLLPCLVAMYLITFLDRVNIGNAAVLGMREDLRIVDGTKYNAALMIFFIPYVVFEIPSNLVLVKLKPHVWLSFCAFSFGLVTIFQGLVTSWTSLMVTRWFLGTFEAGMIPGCVYLLSMWYRRYEAQKRYTVFGCSTILAGAFGGLLASALGKMDGVGGYGGWRWVFIIEGVATCLMAVVVFFTLPDFPEDCKWLSQREFEFLRDRAARENGSLGASTRMRWRDVFQVFKDWKVFIAALMMFGQVVSAYGYAYFAPTIIRTYGYGPIKTQLYSVPPWAAAFACSLVVAWLSDYFRIRYVFAVISMLIAVSGYCVLLSLGETVHHNVQYFALFLITCGCFSATPVYLCWFGMNLGGRTRRSVGTAFQVGIGNIGGIVGTYSFLEKDAPLYRNGYIIGLSFACFSGAMATIYFLGLWYENRQRERMLAEGVEVTAEEEKLGDLACTYRYAY is encoded by the exons ATGGGAAAGCAAG AAGATAACAACGTCGAGACCGTCGAGACCGGAGAAGTCTCGGAGACTCAGATCAACGAGAGGAGACTGTTGACGAGGATCGACCTCCGCCTGCTGCCATGCCTCGTAGCAATGTACCTGATCACTTTCCTTGATAG AGTGAATATCGGAAACGCGGCTGTCCTGGGAATGAGGGAGGATCTCCGAATTGTGGATGGAACTAAATATAACGCAGCCTTGATGATATTCTTCATTCCTTATGTCGTGTTTGAGATCCCCTCCAACTTGGTCCTGGTGAAGCTCAAGCCCCATGTTTGGC TATCGTTTTGTGCATTCAGCTTCGGTCTCGTCACGATCTTCCAAGGGCTCGTCACCAGCTGGACCTCGTTAATGGTCACCCGCTGGTTTCTGGGGACGTTCGAGGCCGGGATGATTCCAGGAT GCGTATACCTGCTCAGCATGTGGTACAGACGGTACGAGGCTCAGAAGAGGTACACAGTGTTTGGATGCTCCACAATCCTGGCCGGTGCATTTGGGGGTCTACTCGCCAGCGCGCTCGGTAAGATGGATGGAGTGGGAGGGTATGGCggctggcgatgggtgtTTATTATCGAAGGCGTGGCGACTTGCCTGATGGCCGTGGTCGTATTCTTCACGCTGCCTGATTTCCCAGAGGATTGCAAGTGGCTTAGCCAGAGAGAATTTGAGTTCCTTCGTGATAGAGCGGCCCGGGAAAATGGGAGTCTCGGCGCCAGTACGAGGATGCGGTGGCGCGACGTCTTCCAAGTGTTCAAGGATT GGAAGGTATTCATCGCGGCGCTCATGATGTTTGGGCAGGTTGTTAGCGCTTATG GGTACGCCTATTTTGCGCCAACTATTATCAGAACATATGGATATGGGC CAATCAAAACGCAACTATACTCCGTCCCTCCATGGGCTGCCGCCTTCGCTTGCTCTCTAGTTGTTGCATGGCTATCAGACTACTTTCGAATCAGATATGTCTTTGCCGTGATATCCATGCTCATCGCTGTAAGTGGCTACTGCGTTCTGCTGAGTCTCGGCGAAACCGTGCATCATAATGTCCAATACTTCGCGCTGTTTCTTATCACCTGCGGCTGCTTCAGCGCCACTCCGGTGTATCTCTGCTGGTTCGGTATGAACCTGGGTGGTCGCACGAGGAGGAGCGTAGGCACAGCCTTTCAAGTTGGAATCGGAAATA TCGGGGGTATTGTCGGCACATACTCTTTCTTAGAGAAGGATGCTCCACTCTACCGGAATGGCTATATCATCGGCCTGTCTTTCGCCTGTTTCTCGGGCGCCATGGCTACGATCTACTTTCTTGGGCTATGGTACGAGAATCGACAACGGGAGCGCATGCTGGCGGAGGGAGTTGAGGTGAccgcggaggaggagaaattgGGGGACTTGGCGTGCACGTATCGCTATGCGTATTAA
- a CDS encoding uncharacterized protein (COG:S;~EggNog:ENOG410PXKF): protein MPGLYVEPVKPQSGFPFNPNPYHQQHTPLFNRDFTPRYLYRLVAPQTVGSTTASTAVPPTRIQLQTDIFHLPTQKAAALLLNHLLWERGHENGCNLMSWTSSLLFALQYALYRHRKDGDDLGQIQLIVLDTTLFARGTFMQDMEIMRSFADSDRRLQKFVEFRESEYYFGEYITQGRLEIQDRCVCTSVQKMIDLGLFQLQPLLADRTQWQWWPKRVLAFREQFTSEKVVPTPDSDVEIAVNIARQCFGGQWAVPVAIMLLALLPRKVDDTTLMEGFKARFTAADIRRARLDRMKVDSTRLPEVGQFKDLLQSLQRNCVDSEYNSLAAHVQALQV from the exons ATGCCTGGTCTATACGTCGAGCCCGTCAAACCCCAATCCGGCTTCCCATTTAACCCTAACCCataccatcaacaacatacGCCCCTATTCAATCGCGATTTTACACCTAGATACTTATACCGTCTTGTTGCTCCCCAGACGGTGGGTTCAACCACAGCCTCAACCGCCGTCCCCCCAACTCGCATCCAACTTCAAACCGATATCTTCCATCTCCCGACCCAGAAAGCAGCtgcccttctcctcaaccaTCTCCTGTGGGAACGCGGCCACGAGAATGGCTGCAACCTCATGAGCTGGACCAGCTCTCTTCTATTCGCCCTCCAATACGCACTCTATCGCCACCGGAaggacggcgacgaccttGGCCAGATCCAGCTTATAGTCCTAGACACCACGCTGTTCGCACGAGGCACTTTCATGCAGGACATGGAAATAATGCGTTCCTTCGCGGACAGTGACCGGCGCCTGCAGAAATTCGTCGAGTTCCGAGAATCAGAATACTATTTCGGCGAGTACATCACCCAAGGCAGACTCGAGATCCAGGACCGGTGTGTATGCACCTCTGTGCAGAAAATGATTGACCTGggcctcttccagctgcagccaCTGCTTGCAGATCGGACCCAGTGGCAATGGTGGCCCAAGCGGGTCCTTGCCTTTCGAGAACAGTTTACCAGTGAGAAGGTAGTGCCTACTCCGGATTCTGATGTTGAAATTGCCGTCAATATAGCCAGACAGTGTTTTGGTGGACAGTGGGCTGTCCCCGTGGCGATTATGCTGCTTGCGCTGTTGCCACGTAAGGTGGATGATACGACTCTTATGGAAGGCTTCAAAGCCCGATTCACTG CTGCTGATATTCGGCGTGCCCGGTTGGATCGTATGAAGGTGGATAGCACACGTCTTCCGGAGGTTGGCCAGTTCAAGGATCTTCTACAGTCTCTTCAGCGTAATTGCGTGGACTCTGAATATAACAGTCTTGCTGCCCATGTCCAGGCATTACAGGTGTGA
- a CDS encoding uncharacterized protein (TransMembrane:2 (i189-205o211-228i)), producing MTTLETKPLIIPERPQAPEATLILQRLNSDSIHHHNEPTNILDITLLEKIKSFLTFAGCLHNPSLNNIPTILFKVKYHSGATGFVNCASTIRGKPKNIEQSFHMHAKVRYAKDLISDGDWEYMAHRFGYSKARTMQFEWLQVMRGKALYTELPAVNENESHGDGASCVGSGSYAPSASTSSSCMGRGKWGVGVGIGIAVAVGLGVGVALGFGVGLGFGLGVGIGLFLMR from the exons ATGACGACATTGGAGACTAAGCCGCTGATAATCCCCGAGCGACCCCAGGCCCCAGAGGCCACATTAATACTACAAAGACTGAATTCCGATAGCATACACCACCATAATGAACCA ACAAATATCCTAGACATCACCCTCTTAGAAAAGATAAAAAGCTTCCTCACATTCGCAGGCTGTCTCCACAACCCAAGCCTAAACAACATCCCAACGATCCTGTTTAAAGTCAAATACCACAGCGGCGCAACAGGCTTCGTCAACTGCGCCTCCACGATCCGCGGAAAGCCAAAGAATATCGAACAGTCCTTCCACATGCACGCGAAAGTCCGCTACGCAAAGGACCTCATCAGCGACGGCGACTGGGAGTATATGGCCCACCGGTTTGGATACTCCAAGGCGCGCACGATGCAGTTTGAGTGGCTGCAGGTGATGCGTGGCAAGGCGCTCTATACTGAATTACCTGCTGTGAATGAGAACGAGAGCCACGGCGACGGGGCGAGTTGCGTTGGTTCTGGCTCGTATGCCCCGAGTGCGAGCACGAGTAGTAGCTGCATGGGGCGTGGGAAATGGGgagttggggttgggattgggattgcGGTTGCTGTTGGACTCGGGGTTGGCGTGGCGCTGGGCTTTGGTGTTGGGCTGGGCTTTGGATTGGGGGTTGGGATAGGGTTGTTTCTCATGCGTTGA